The following proteins are co-located in the Thermus thermophilus HB8 genome:
- a CDS encoding MFS transporter, with protein MRAPVYRFLLAGFLWSFGANLVYFFLNFHLEALGFSRQAIGLAQAVVLLSGVAFAWPLARLIPRVGYVRSLELAFLLGVGGGVLLGLGLFVFPGLALYGLAGALVQGAAAPLLARLVPEERRVAFFSLQAALTTASGFFSTLLAGYLSDLLGARWVLLFALPFFALAYPLVRGLPRGGGEGKPFRFRGRFRAWLRLLLPQVVIGFGAGLVIPFLNLFLKEKFGLSYGTTGLLFALSSLATGAAMLLQPFLAGRLGRLGAIVFVQALSLPFLAALAWAPWLPLVTLALLIRGALMNAAGPVYAALVMDYLTEEERPGFFLLESALWSLLFALGSALSGAVQEALGLKAFDLLFGGTLALYALGILLWPWAFRGLERVD; from the coding sequence GTGCGCGCGCCCGTCTACCGCTTCCTCCTCGCCGGCTTTCTCTGGTCCTTCGGGGCCAACCTCGTCTACTTCTTCCTCAACTTCCACCTCGAGGCCTTGGGCTTTTCCCGCCAGGCCATCGGCCTGGCCCAGGCGGTGGTCCTCCTCTCCGGGGTGGCCTTCGCCTGGCCCCTCGCCCGGCTCATCCCCCGGGTGGGGTATGTGCGGAGCCTGGAGCTCGCCTTCCTCCTCGGCGTGGGCGGAGGGGTCCTTTTGGGCCTTGGGCTTTTCGTCTTCCCCGGCCTCGCCCTCTACGGCCTGGCGGGGGCCTTGGTCCAGGGGGCGGCGGCTCCCCTCCTCGCCCGCCTCGTCCCCGAGGAAAGGCGGGTGGCCTTCTTCAGCCTCCAGGCCGCCCTCACCACGGCAAGCGGCTTCTTCTCCACCCTGCTTGCGGGCTACCTCTCGGACCTCCTTGGGGCGCGGTGGGTCCTCCTTTTCGCCCTCCCCTTCTTCGCCCTCGCCTACCCCTTGGTCCGGGGGCTTCCCCGGGGGGGCGGGGAGGGGAAGCCCTTCCGCTTCCGCGGCCGGTTTAGGGCTTGGCTCCGCCTCCTTTTGCCCCAGGTGGTCATCGGCTTCGGGGCGGGGCTCGTCATCCCCTTCCTGAACCTCTTCCTCAAGGAGAAGTTCGGCCTCTCCTACGGGACCACGGGCCTCCTCTTCGCCCTCTCCTCCCTGGCCACGGGGGCGGCCATGCTCCTCCAGCCCTTCCTCGCCGGGAGGCTCGGGCGGCTTGGGGCCATCGTCTTCGTCCAGGCCCTCTCCCTGCCCTTCCTCGCCGCCTTGGCCTGGGCCCCATGGCTTCCCCTGGTCACCCTCGCCCTCCTCATCCGGGGGGCCCTGATGAACGCCGCCGGGCCCGTCTACGCCGCCTTGGTCATGGACTACCTGACCGAGGAGGAGCGCCCCGGCTTCTTCCTCCTGGAAAGCGCCCTCTGGAGCCTCCTCTTCGCCCTGGGAAGCGCCCTCTCCGGGGCGGTGCAGGAGGCCCTGGGCCTCAAGGCCTTTGACCTCCTCTTCGGGGGGACCCTGGCCCTCTACGCCCTGGGCATCCTGCTCTGGCCCTGGGCCTTCCGGGGGCTTGAGCGGGTAGACTGA
- a CDS encoding Uma2 family endonuclease, protein MIRHRLSLEEFQALLEKAPEGLRLELLDGEVYEMAPIGSGHASLVTYLAKQLERLYGDRALVYVQNPLRLSPHSLPQPDLALLRPREDFYRERLPEAGDTLLVVEVSFSPREMDLKKLALYAQGGVPEVWLVEEGGSLEVYREPRGTRYRHRLLVEPGEEVAPLLLSHPPLLWDPPRGTPPA, encoded by the coding sequence ATGATCCGCCACCGCCTGAGCCTCGAGGAGTTCCAGGCCCTCCTGGAGAAGGCCCCAGAGGGGCTTCGCCTGGAGCTCTTGGACGGCGAGGTCTACGAGATGGCCCCCATCGGCAGCGGACACGCCAGCCTGGTGACCTACCTGGCCAAACAACTGGAAAGGCTTTACGGGGACCGGGCCCTGGTCTACGTGCAAAACCCCCTTCGTCTTTCCCCCCACTCCCTGCCCCAACCGGACCTCGCCCTGCTCCGGCCGCGGGAGGATTTTTACCGGGAAAGGCTCCCCGAAGCCGGGGACACCCTCTTGGTGGTGGAGGTCAGCTTCTCCCCCCGGGAAATGGACCTTAAGAAGCTCGCCCTCTACGCCCAAGGAGGCGTCCCCGAGGTGTGGCTCGTGGAGGAAGGGGGAAGCCTGGAGGTGTACCGGGAGCCCCGGGGCACCCGTTACCGCCACCGCCTCCTTGTGGAGCCCGGGGAGGAGGTGGCCCCCCTCCTCCTCTCCCATCCCCCTCTCCTCTGGGACCCCCCTAGAGGTACCCCGCCCGCGTGA
- a CDS encoding acyltransferase, with protein MPWLLPREIAPLHQKALDRYLGSLTERLSDPNVDRNALVREELARLLYGRPYEELLEANPLAAMGLDPEGITFEAEYYAATDLEKFRRVKPLLWFWKVLDLTPLGQSVHSGVAIRRALAPFIFKRVGKNPKFFQNVEFSVGYNLELGDDVVVHRYVFLDDIGGIKIGDRTSLSDYVNVYSHTHHVLASPDVTLKETIIGSGVRITYHATVLAGVRIGDDAMVGTGAVVTKDIPPHAIALGIPARPVRYKVRHDCPYCRKGEPHPSDLVPKLPDRKGNPDYPDFLPPGFGTREAGS; from the coding sequence ATGCCCTGGCTTCTTCCCCGCGAGATCGCGCCCCTCCACCAAAAGGCCCTGGACCGCTATCTGGGTAGCCTCACGGAGAGGCTTTCCGACCCCAATGTGGACCGGAACGCCTTGGTGCGGGAGGAGCTCGCCCGCCTCCTTTACGGGAGGCCCTACGAGGAGCTTCTGGAGGCGAACCCGCTCGCGGCCATGGGCCTGGACCCGGAGGGGATCACCTTTGAGGCCGAGTACTACGCCGCCACCGACCTGGAGAAGTTCCGGCGGGTCAAGCCCCTCCTCTGGTTCTGGAAGGTCCTGGACCTCACGCCCTTGGGCCAGTCGGTGCACTCGGGGGTGGCCATAAGGCGGGCCCTCGCCCCATTCATCTTCAAGCGGGTGGGGAAAAACCCCAAGTTCTTCCAGAACGTGGAGTTCTCCGTGGGCTACAACCTGGAGCTTGGGGACGACGTGGTGGTGCACCGCTACGTCTTCCTGGACGACATCGGCGGCATCAAGATCGGGGACCGCACCTCCCTCTCCGACTACGTCAACGTCTACAGCCACACCCACCACGTCCTGGCCTCCCCCGACGTCACCCTGAAGGAGACCATCATCGGAAGCGGGGTCCGCATCACCTACCACGCCACCGTCTTGGCGGGGGTGCGCATCGGGGACGACGCCATGGTGGGCACGGGGGCCGTCGTCACCAAGGACATCCCCCCCCACGCCATCGCCCTGGGCATCCCCGCGAGGCCCGTGCGCTACAAGGTCCGCCACGACTGCCCCTACTGCCGCAAGGGGGAGCCCCATCCCTCGGACCTTGTTCCCAAGCTTCCCGACCGCAAGGGGAACCCCGACTACCCCGATTTCCTGCCCCCGGGCTTCGGAACAAGGGAGGCGGGCTCTTGA
- a CDS encoding ASCH domain-containing protein, translating into MERPKLGLIVREPYASLIVDGRKVWEIRRRKTRHRGPLGIVSGGRLIGQADLVGVEGPFSVEELLAHQEKHLAEEAFLRAYAKDEPLYAWVLENAFRYEKPLHVPRRPGRVMFVDLSEVRW; encoded by the coding sequence GTGGAAAGGCCCAAGCTCGGCCTCATCGTCCGGGAACCCTACGCCAGCCTCATCGTGGACGGGAGGAAGGTCTGGGAGATCCGCAGGCGCAAAACCCGCCACCGGGGGCCCTTGGGCATCGTGAGCGGGGGGAGGCTCATCGGCCAGGCGGACCTCGTGGGGGTGGAGGGGCCTTTCAGCGTGGAGGAGCTCCTCGCCCACCAGGAGAAGCACCTGGCGGAGGAGGCCTTCCTCCGGGCCTACGCCAAGGACGAGCCCCTCTACGCCTGGGTCCTGGAAAACGCCTTCCGCTACGAGAAGCCCCTCCACGTGCCCAGGCGCCCGGGCCGGGTCATGTTCGTGGACCTCTCCGAGGTACGGTGGTAA
- the proS gene encoding proline--tRNA ligase produces MAKEKGLTPQSQDFSEWYLEVIQKAELADYGPVRGTIVVRPYGYAIWENIQQVLDRMFKETGHQNAYFPLFIPMSFLRKEAEHVEGFSPELAVVTHAGGEELEEPLAVRPTSETVIGYMWSKWIRSWRDLPQLLNQWGNVVRWEMRTRPFLRTSEFLWQEGHTAHATREEAEEEVRRMLSIYARLAREYAAIPVIEGLKTEKEKFAGAVYTTTIEALMKDGKALQAGTSHYLGENFARAFDIKFQDRDLQVKYVHTTSWGLSWRFIGAIIMTHGDDRGLVLPPRLAPIQVVIVPIYKDESRERVLEAAQGLRQALLAQGLRVHLDDRDQHTPGYKFHEWELKGVPFRVELGPKDLEGGQAVLASRLGGKETLPLAALPEALPGKLDAFHEELYRRALAFREDHTRKVDTYEAFKEAVQEGFALAFHCGDKACERLIQEETTATTRCVPFEAEPEEGFCVRCGRPSAYGKRVVFAKAY; encoded by the coding sequence ATGGCGAAGGAGAAGGGCCTAACCCCCCAGAGCCAGGACTTCAGCGAGTGGTACCTCGAGGTCATCCAAAAGGCCGAGCTCGCCGACTACGGGCCCGTGCGGGGCACCATCGTGGTCCGCCCCTACGGGTACGCCATCTGGGAGAACATCCAGCAGGTTCTGGACCGCATGTTCAAGGAGACCGGCCACCAGAACGCCTACTTCCCCCTCTTCATCCCCATGAGCTTTCTCAGGAAGGAGGCGGAGCACGTGGAGGGGTTCTCCCCCGAGCTCGCCGTGGTCACCCACGCGGGGGGCGAGGAGCTGGAGGAGCCCCTGGCGGTCCGCCCCACCTCGGAGACGGTCATCGGCTACATGTGGTCCAAGTGGATCAGGAGCTGGCGCGACCTGCCCCAGCTCTTGAACCAGTGGGGCAACGTGGTGCGCTGGGAGATGCGCACGCGGCCTTTCCTTCGCACGAGCGAGTTTCTGTGGCAGGAGGGGCACACCGCCCACGCCACCCGGGAGGAGGCGGAGGAGGAGGTGCGGAGGATGCTCTCCATCTACGCCCGCCTCGCCCGGGAGTACGCCGCCATCCCCGTGATTGAGGGCCTGAAGACCGAGAAGGAGAAGTTCGCCGGGGCCGTCTACACCACCACCATTGAGGCCCTGATGAAAGACGGCAAGGCCCTCCAGGCGGGCACCAGCCACTACCTGGGGGAGAACTTCGCCCGCGCCTTTGACATCAAGTTCCAGGACAGGGACCTCCAGGTGAAGTACGTCCACACCACGAGCTGGGGCCTCTCCTGGCGCTTCATCGGGGCCATCATCATGACCCACGGGGACGATAGGGGCCTCGTCCTCCCGCCCCGCCTCGCCCCCATCCAGGTGGTCATCGTCCCCATCTACAAGGACGAAAGCCGCGAGCGGGTCCTCGAGGCCGCCCAAGGTCTCCGCCAGGCTCTTCTTGCTCAAGGCCTTCGGGTCCACCTGGACGACCGGGACCAGCACACCCCGGGGTACAAGTTCCACGAGTGGGAGCTCAAGGGGGTGCCCTTCCGCGTGGAGCTCGGGCCCAAGGACCTGGAAGGGGGCCAGGCGGTCTTGGCGAGCCGCCTCGGGGGCAAGGAGACCCTGCCCCTCGCCGCCCTCCCCGAGGCGCTGCCCGGGAAGCTTGACGCCTTCCACGAGGAGCTCTACCGGAGGGCCCTCGCCTTCCGGGAGGACCACACCCGCAAGGTGGACACCTACGAGGCCTTCAAGGAGGCGGTGCAGGAGGGGTTCGCCCTGGCCTTCCACTGCGGGGACAAGGCCTGCGAGCGGCTCATCCAAGAGGAGACCACCGCCACCACCCGGTGCGTCCCCTTTGAGGCCGAGCCCGAAGAAGGCTTCTGCGTCCGTTGCGGCAGGCCCTCCGCCTACGGCAAGCGGGTGGTCTTCGCCAAGGCGTACTGA
- a CDS encoding DHH family phosphoesterase, with protein MDGNAPEPRYWEKMRLVAEVLKAVEGPIYIATHVDPDGDAIGSSLGLYRALKALGKEAYWVADPPRFLRFLPKEEEYSDPVEKLPPGATLVALDSAEPSRVVGVPVEGFVINIDHHGTNPRFGHLHVVDPSKAATAQMVKDLIDLLGVEWTAEIATPVLTGILTDTGNFRFANTTPEVLRVAAELLGYGVKLAELTDRLQFRPPSYFRLMGQVLSTVAFHFGGLLVTAHLPEDAGAEEDSDDFVGLIRYVEGSVVSVFLRKREEGVKVSIRSRGGVSAQNIALKLGGGGHVPAAGATLKGLDLDQAYERVLEAVREELTRAGYL; from the coding sequence ATGGACGGCAACGCGCCCGAACCCAGGTACTGGGAGAAGATGCGGCTCGTGGCGGAGGTCCTCAAGGCGGTGGAGGGCCCCATCTACATCGCCACCCACGTGGACCCGGACGGGGACGCCATCGGAAGCTCCCTGGGGCTTTACCGGGCCCTCAAGGCCCTGGGCAAGGAGGCCTACTGGGTCGCCGATCCGCCGAGGTTCCTCCGCTTCCTCCCAAAGGAGGAGGAGTACTCCGACCCCGTGGAGAAGCTTCCTCCCGGGGCCACCCTGGTGGCCCTGGACAGCGCCGAGCCCTCGAGGGTCGTGGGGGTTCCCGTGGAGGGCTTCGTCATCAACATAGACCACCACGGCACCAACCCCCGCTTCGGCCACCTCCACGTGGTGGACCCCTCCAAGGCGGCCACGGCCCAGATGGTGAAGGACCTCATTGACCTCTTGGGCGTGGAGTGGACGGCGGAGATCGCCACCCCCGTCCTCACGGGCATCCTCACGGACACCGGCAACTTCCGCTTCGCCAACACCACCCCCGAGGTGCTTCGGGTGGCGGCGGAGCTTTTGGGCTACGGGGTGAAGCTCGCCGAGCTCACCGACCGCCTCCAGTTCCGCCCCCCTTCCTACTTCCGCCTCATGGGCCAGGTGCTCTCCACGGTGGCCTTCCACTTTGGCGGGCTTCTCGTTACCGCCCACCTGCCCGAGGACGCGGGGGCCGAGGAAGACTCCGACGACTTCGTGGGCCTCATCCGCTACGTGGAGGGGAGCGTGGTTTCGGTCTTCCTCCGCAAGCGGGAGGAGGGGGTGAAGGTCTCCATCCGCTCCCGGGGCGGGGTCTCGGCCCAGAACATCGCCCTGAAGCTCGGGGGCGGCGGGCACGTCCCCGCCGCCGGGGCCACCCTGAAGGGCCTGGACCTGGACCAGGCCTACGAGAGGGTCCTCGAGGCCGTCAGGGAGGAGCTCACGCGGGCGGGGTACCTCTAG
- the nth gene encoding endonuclease III, whose translation MGGVACPKEGPKEKKARAREVLKALKAAYPGARTELRHENPFQLLVATVLSAQATDKSVNEATPALFARFPDAKALAEATPEEVEPYIRRIGLYRTKAKNLVALARRLVEEYGGEVPKEKEALMRLPGVGWKTATVVLGAAFGVPGIAVDTHVARLARRLCFSEAKAPERIGKDLEALFPKEDWVFVHHALVLHGRYVCTARRPRCRACVLAPYCPSREA comes from the coding sequence GTGGGGGGCGTGGCGTGCCCTAAGGAAGGGCCAAAGGAGAAGAAGGCCCGGGCCCGGGAGGTCTTAAAGGCCCTCAAGGCCGCCTACCCCGGGGCCCGCACGGAGCTTAGGCACGAGAACCCCTTCCAGCTCCTCGTGGCCACGGTCCTCTCCGCCCAGGCCACCGATAAAAGCGTGAACGAGGCCACCCCGGCCCTCTTCGCCCGCTTTCCCGACGCCAAGGCCCTGGCGGAGGCCACCCCCGAGGAGGTGGAGCCCTACATCCGCCGCATCGGGCTTTACCGCACCAAGGCGAAGAACCTCGTGGCCCTGGCGAGGAGGCTCGTGGAGGAGTACGGGGGAGAGGTGCCCAAGGAGAAGGAGGCCCTCATGCGCCTTCCCGGGGTGGGCTGGAAGACGGCCACCGTGGTGCTGGGGGCGGCCTTTGGGGTGCCGGGGATCGCCGTGGACACCCACGTGGCCCGCCTCGCCAGGAGGCTCTGCTTCTCCGAGGCCAAGGCCCCGGAGAGGATCGGGAAGGACCTCGAGGCCCTCTTCCCCAAGGAGGACTGGGTCTTCGTCCACCACGCCCTCGTCCTCCACGGCCGCTACGTCTGCACCGCAAGGAGGCCCCGCTGCCGGGCCTGCGTCCTTGCGCCCTACTGCCCGAGCCGCGAGGCCTGA
- a CDS encoding GNAT family N-acetyltransferase, translated as MRVLGRRIYWRWYGEVLLEGGVTLRMTGDVAKWLRPGDRVRLRTEFKKPVLGFDEYALEAAFPLWPPFAKTLEHVRESPFGGEAYRYRLKVREATYEGDYEAIAELEQFHYASEKEVVALWVCTQCQKTLPANARPLCDCGGEARLKEIRGSTPASRFLVLELAERLPFEPRILGYLRLDPPIPRMHRRTPEGVERDIRERIFPRDWFHPTYEGGADWQRALDRVNTAAARIARVVVHPDYRSEGFGALLVRVALEWAKERGAPEARREKHLVYTIAQMARYHPFFEKVGFRYLFDTASGRPVLFYPLTEEAEAHLERFLREDPYAKAHGGRLYKPRFGRVPGLPGPIRLRGVHKAYRSHLDLEGLSREVQEALLAFGVKARVVERAVLRGASLEIPPGSLVVLAGASGAGKTTLLRLLLGEAPDAGEVAVPPGRRVAYIPGEREVDLGEDPILEAVYRRLKDVGAAIEVLNRVGLSDAVLYRARPHELSTGQRERFRLALLLAERPDLLLIDEFAAHLDVPTARRVALGLGKLCREAGVTLVAATHRPEVVAALDPDLLVYVGYGGLTTVPRRGPRT; from the coding sequence ATGCGCGTCTTGGGGCGGAGGATCTACTGGCGCTGGTACGGGGAGGTCCTCCTGGAGGGGGGCGTGACCTTGCGCATGACCGGGGACGTGGCCAAGTGGCTGAGGCCCGGGGATAGGGTGAGGCTTCGCACCGAGTTCAAGAAGCCCGTCCTCGGCTTTGACGAGTACGCCCTCGAGGCCGCCTTCCCCCTCTGGCCCCCCTTCGCCAAGACCCTGGAGCACGTGCGGGAAAGCCCCTTTGGGGGCGAGGCCTACCGCTACCGCCTGAAGGTGCGGGAGGCCACCTACGAGGGGGATTACGAGGCCATCGCCGAGCTGGAGCAGTTCCACTACGCCTCGGAGAAGGAGGTGGTGGCCCTCTGGGTCTGCACCCAGTGCCAGAAGACCCTCCCCGCCAACGCCAGGCCCCTCTGCGACTGCGGCGGGGAGGCGAGGCTTAAAGAGATCCGGGGCTCCACCCCGGCGAGCCGCTTTCTGGTGCTGGAGCTTGCGGAGCGCCTCCCCTTTGAGCCCAGGATCCTGGGCTACCTCCGCCTAGACCCCCCTATCCCCCGGATGCACCGAAGGACCCCCGAGGGCGTGGAGCGGGACATCCGGGAAAGGATCTTCCCCCGGGACTGGTTCCACCCCACTTACGAGGGCGGGGCGGACTGGCAGAGGGCCCTGGACCGGGTGAACACCGCTGCCGCCCGCATCGCCCGGGTGGTGGTCCACCCCGACTACCGCTCCGAGGGGTTTGGGGCCCTTCTCGTGCGGGTGGCCCTGGAGTGGGCGAAGGAGCGGGGGGCGCCTGAAGCCAGGCGGGAGAAGCACCTCGTCTACACCATCGCCCAGATGGCCCGCTACCACCCCTTCTTTGAGAAGGTGGGGTTCCGCTACCTCTTTGACACCGCCTCGGGAAGGCCCGTCCTCTTCTACCCCCTCACGGAGGAGGCCGAGGCCCACCTGGAGCGCTTCCTCCGGGAGGACCCCTACGCCAAGGCCCACGGGGGAAGGCTCTATAAGCCCCGGTTCGGGCGGGTCCCGGGGCTTCCTGGCCCGATCCGCCTGAGGGGCGTCCACAAGGCCTACCGGAGCCACCTGGACCTAGAGGGCCTTTCCCGGGAGGTTCAGGAGGCCCTCCTCGCCTTCGGGGTGAAGGCCCGGGTGGTGGAGCGGGCGGTGCTCCGGGGGGCGAGCCTGGAGATCCCCCCGGGAAGCCTCGTGGTCCTGGCGGGGGCGAGCGGGGCGGGGAAGACCACCCTCCTAAGGCTGCTCCTTGGCGAGGCGCCGGATGCCGGGGAGGTGGCGGTGCCCCCGGGGAGGCGGGTGGCCTACATCCCGGGGGAGAGGGAGGTGGACCTGGGGGAGGACCCCATCCTCGAGGCCGTTTACCGGAGGCTAAAGGACGTGGGGGCGGCCATAGAGGTGCTGAACCGGGTGGGCCTCTCCGACGCCGTGCTTTACCGGGCAAGGCCCCATGAGCTTTCCACCGGGCAGAGGGAGCGCTTCCGCTTGGCCCTCCTCCTCGCGGAAAGGCCCGACCTCCTCCTCATAGACGAGTTCGCCGCCCACCTGGACGTGCCCACGGCGCGGCGGGTGGCCCTGGGCCTGGGGAAGCTCTGCCGGGAGGCGGGGGTCACCCTGGTGGCCGCCACCCACCGGCCCGAGGTGGTGGCCGCCCTGGACCCCGACCTCCTCGTCTACGTGGGCTACGGGGGGCTTACCACCGTACCTCGGAGAGGTCCACGAACATGA
- a CDS encoding 2,3-bisphosphoglycerate-independent phosphoglycerate mutase, which produces MDLFPVLKELAQKTPSKILLIVLDGVGGLPLEPGGPTELEAAKTPNLDRLAEESALGLLTPVYPGLAPGSGPGHLALFGYDPFRYVVGRGALSALGLGADFREGDVALRGNFATLDPEGKVVDRRAGRPPTEENQRVIAKLKEAIPRIEDVEVLFYTESEHRFLVILRGEGLEDKVTDTDPQKTGLPPLKAKALDEASERTARLVNLLSERIREVLKDEPRMNGALFRGASKKPSFPRMQEVYKLTPAAIASYPMYKGLASLVGMEVLPVEGEGDALEGKLKALKENWGRYDFFYFHVKKTDAMGEDGNFHGKVEKVELFDALLPEILALGPDVLAITGDHSTPALLKAHSWHPVPLLLKAPYLRADEARRFTEREAQRGSLGHLRGVELMPLLLAHAGKLLKYGA; this is translated from the coding sequence ATGGACCTCTTCCCCGTCCTCAAGGAACTCGCCCAGAAGACCCCGAGCAAGATCCTCCTCATCGTCTTGGACGGCGTGGGGGGGCTTCCCTTGGAGCCTGGGGGCCCCACGGAGCTCGAGGCCGCCAAGACGCCCAACCTGGACCGCCTGGCGGAGGAGAGCGCCTTAGGCCTCCTCACCCCCGTCTACCCCGGCCTCGCCCCGGGCTCCGGCCCAGGCCACCTCGCCCTCTTCGGCTACGACCCCTTCCGCTACGTGGTGGGCCGGGGGGCTTTGAGCGCCTTGGGCCTCGGGGCCGACTTCCGGGAGGGGGACGTGGCCTTAAGGGGGAACTTCGCCACCTTAGACCCTGAGGGCAAGGTGGTGGACCGCAGGGCGGGAAGGCCCCCCACGGAGGAGAACCAGAGGGTCATCGCCAAACTCAAGGAAGCCATCCCCCGCATAGAGGACGTGGAGGTCCTCTTCTACACGGAAAGCGAGCACCGCTTCCTGGTGATCCTCCGGGGGGAGGGGCTGGAGGACAAGGTGACGGACACCGACCCCCAGAAGACGGGCCTGCCCCCCCTAAAGGCCAAGGCCCTGGACGAGGCCTCGGAGAGGACGGCCAGGCTCGTCAACCTGCTTTCGGAGAGGATCCGGGAGGTCCTCAAGGACGAGCCCCGCATGAACGGGGCCCTCTTCCGGGGGGCCTCCAAGAAGCCAAGCTTCCCCCGGATGCAGGAGGTCTACAAGCTCACCCCCGCCGCCATCGCCAGCTACCCCATGTACAAGGGCCTGGCCAGCCTGGTGGGCATGGAGGTCCTTCCCGTGGAGGGGGAGGGGGACGCCCTGGAGGGGAAGCTCAAGGCCCTAAAGGAGAACTGGGGGCGGTACGACTTCTTCTACTTCCACGTGAAGAAGACGGACGCCATGGGGGAGGACGGGAACTTCCACGGAAAGGTGGAGAAGGTGGAGCTCTTTGACGCCCTCCTCCCCGAGATCCTGGCCCTAGGCCCGGACGTCCTCGCCATCACGGGAGACCACTCCACCCCCGCCCTCCTCAAGGCCCACTCCTGGCACCCCGTCCCCCTCCTCCTGAAGGCCCCCTACCTGCGGGCGGACGAGGCGAGGCGCTTCACGGAGAGGGAGGCCCAAAGGGGAAGCCTCGGCCACCTCCGGGGGGTGGAGCTCATGCCCCTCCTCCTCGCCCACGCGGGGAAGCTCTTGAAGTACGGGGCCTAA
- the era gene encoding GTPase Era — MAEKTYSGFVAIVGKPNVGKSTLLNNLLGVKVAPISPRPQTTRKRLRGILTEGRRQIVFVDTPGLHKPMDALGEFMDQEVYEALADVNAVVWVVDLRHPPTPEDELVARALKPLVGKVPILLVGNKLDAAKYPEEAMKAYHELLPEAEPRMLSALDERQVAELKADLLALMPEGPFFYPEDYAKSDQTFGEWVAEILREEAMKRLWHEVPYAVATKVEEVAERENGVLYIKAILYVERPSQKAIVIGEGGRKIKEIGQATRKQLEALLGKKVYLDLEVKVYPDWRKDPEALRELGYRSSVG; from the coding sequence ATGGCGGAAAAGACCTATTCCGGATTCGTGGCCATCGTGGGCAAGCCCAACGTGGGCAAGTCCACCCTGCTCAACAACCTCCTCGGGGTGAAGGTGGCCCCCATAAGCCCCCGCCCCCAGACCACCCGCAAGCGCCTCCGCGGGATCCTCACCGAGGGAAGGCGGCAGATCGTCTTCGTGGACACCCCGGGGCTGCACAAGCCCATGGACGCCCTGGGGGAGTTCATGGACCAGGAGGTGTACGAGGCCCTCGCCGACGTGAACGCCGTGGTCTGGGTGGTGGACCTGCGCCACCCCCCGACCCCGGAGGACGAGCTGGTGGCGCGGGCGCTCAAGCCCCTCGTGGGGAAGGTGCCCATCCTCCTCGTGGGGAACAAGCTGGACGCCGCCAAGTACCCCGAGGAGGCGATGAAGGCCTACCACGAGCTTCTGCCCGAGGCCGAGCCGCGGATGCTCTCCGCCCTGGACGAAAGGCAGGTGGCCGAGCTCAAGGCGGACCTTCTCGCCCTCATGCCGGAAGGCCCCTTCTTCTACCCGGAGGATTACGCCAAAAGCGACCAGACCTTCGGGGAGTGGGTGGCGGAGATCCTCCGGGAGGAGGCCATGAAGCGCCTCTGGCACGAGGTGCCCTACGCCGTGGCCACCAAGGTGGAGGAGGTGGCGGAAAGGGAGAACGGCGTGCTCTACATCAAGGCCATCCTCTACGTGGAGCGCCCCTCCCAGAAGGCCATCGTCATCGGCGAGGGCGGGCGGAAGATCAAGGAGATCGGTCAGGCCACGAGGAAGCAGCTCGAGGCCCTCCTCGGCAAGAAGGTGTACCTGGACCTCGAGGTCAAGGTCTACCCCGACTGGCGCAAGGACCCCGAGGCCCTTCGGGAGCTCGGCTACCGCTCCTCCGTAGGGTGA